A stretch of Pseudoprevotella muciniphila DNA encodes these proteins:
- the cas9 gene encoding type II CRISPR RNA-guided endonuclease Cas9 (Cas9, originally named Csn1, is the large, multifunctional signature protein of type II CRISPR/Cas systems. It is well known even to general audiences because its RNA-guided endonuclease activity has made it a popular tool for custom editing of eukaryotic genomes.) translates to MEKILGIDTGTNSLGWAIVEKEGDEYRLLDKGTNIFSEGVKIEKGIESSKASERTGYRSLRKHYWRRKVRKIRLLTILVENELCPKVSQKALREWRLKKNYPMDDDFLGWQRTDEKEGKNPYHYRYICLTEKLDLSKLSQRYILGRALYHLNQRRGFLSNRKESTAEVDGKVKTDIASLSDDIEKAGCSYLGEYFYKLYQRGEKIRKHYTARKEHYLKEFHAICEKQELDASLVEKLEKAIFFQRPLKSQKGTVGKCTFEKDKPRCPSSHPLFEDFRMYQFINSIKIEYYEGEWRQLTEEEI, encoded by the coding sequence ATGGAAAAGATATTGGGCATAGACACTGGTACTAACAGCCTGGGATGGGCTATTGTTGAAAAAGAAGGCGACGAATATCGTCTTTTGGACAAGGGTACAAACATTTTTTCAGAAGGTGTTAAAATAGAGAAAGGAATAGAGTCCTCAAAAGCCTCAGAACGCACGGGTTATCGCTCTCTCCGCAAGCACTATTGGCGGCGGAAAGTGAGAAAGATCAGGTTGTTGACCATTTTGGTGGAAAACGAGCTTTGTCCTAAAGTTTCTCAAAAAGCGCTTCGAGAGTGGCGTCTGAAAAAGAATTATCCCATGGATGATGATTTTTTAGGTTGGCAACGAACAGATGAAAAAGAAGGTAAGAACCCCTACCATTACCGATATATATGCCTGACAGAGAAACTAGACCTTTCTAAACTCTCTCAAAGGTATATATTGGGTCGTGCCTTGTACCACCTGAATCAGCGACGTGGCTTCCTGAGCAATCGAAAGGAATCAACAGCGGAGGTGGACGGAAAGGTAAAGACAGATATTGCTTCTTTATCTGATGATATAGAAAAGGCTGGTTGCTCTTATTTGGGAGAATACTTTTATAAGTTGTATCAGCGTGGCGAAAAAATAAGAAAGCATTATACGGCAAGAAAAGAACACTATCTAAAGGAATTTCATGCCATCTGTGAGAAACAAGAATTAGATGCGTCACTTGTAGAAAAATTGGAAAAAGCCATTTTCTTTCAGCGCCCCTTAAAGTCGCAGAAGGGTACTGTCGGTAAATGTACATTCGAAAAGGATAAACCACGTTGTCCTTCTTCACATCCGCTTTTTGAGGATTTCCGCATGTACCAATTTATCAATTCTATAAAAATAGAATATTACGAGGGTGAGTGGCGGCAACTGACAGAAGAGGAAATATAA
- a CDS encoding thymidylate synthase, with product MNKYYQILGKVLEKGKTQTNKKGNIRYLLNEQLSLTPADLLDIFESHGIARKKLKNELQLFMQGERNVERYRDVGINWWDYCGSVLVNSYPTYFEKLPPLIAKINREKRNSKNYVLFLGETGAESNQAPCLSLVQFQIDDGELVLSAYQRSSDANLGLPADIYHLYLMARQIDLPLKSITLNLGNVHIYENNQERTRQLLDGDENVKFDLNV from the coding sequence ATGAACAAATACTACCAGATACTGGGCAAGGTTCTGGAGAAAGGAAAGACCCAGACGAACAAAAAAGGGAATATCCGCTACCTGCTCAATGAACAGTTGTCACTGACCCCTGCAGACCTGCTCGACATATTCGAGAGCCACGGCATAGCCAGAAAGAAACTGAAGAATGAACTGCAACTGTTTATGCAGGGTGAGCGGAACGTGGAACGATACCGCGACGTGGGCATCAACTGGTGGGACTATTGCGGTTCTGTCCTGGTGAACAGTTACCCGACCTACTTTGAAAAACTGCCTCCCCTCATTGCGAAGATAAACCGCGAGAAGCGAAACAGCAAGAACTATGTGCTATTCCTCGGCGAGACTGGTGCAGAGAGTAACCAAGCCCCATGCCTGAGCCTCGTGCAGTTCCAGATAGACGACGGGGAACTGGTACTGTCAGCATACCAGCGAAGCAGCGACGCGAACCTTGGCTTGCCGGCTGACATTTACCATCTCTACCTCATGGCTCGGCAGATAGATTTGCCTCTGAAAAGCATAACGCTGAACCTTGGCAACGTACACATATACGAGAACAACCAGGAACGCACACGCCAACTGCTTGATGGCGACGAGAATGTGAAGTTTGATTTGAACGTTTGA
- a CDS encoding transthyretin-like family protein, with product MSSVTLTIATDSLLSLPSGASYSDRSGQASVKVSRKAATATDPEYIYIYATCDSLQLQCERYERYIRNLHKDYGEQLNGMVTRLAEARQEVQEVKEKSPNGIGTALKWYLAGLVSGIIGTIIIFIKLKK from the coding sequence ATGTCGTCGGTGACGCTGACGATAGCGACGGACAGCCTCCTTAGTCTTCCGAGCGGTGCGAGCTACAGCGACCGCAGCGGTCAGGCCAGTGTGAAGGTTTCGCGCAAGGCTGCTACAGCCACCGACCCCGAGTACATCTATATTTATGCCACATGCGACAGTCTGCAGCTCCAGTGTGAGCGATATGAGCGTTACATTAGGAATCTGCACAAAGACTATGGCGAACAACTTAATGGCATGGTGACCCGACTTGCCGAAGCCAGGCAAGAAGTTCAGGAGGTGAAAGAGAAATCTCCTAACGGCATTGGAACGGCATTGAAATGGTATTTAGCCGGACTTGTATCCGGAATCATTGGAACAATAATCATCTTTATAAAACTAAAAAAATGA
- a CDS encoding DNA adenine methylase: protein MRKQYLSAPLPFQGQKRMFAKEYIKVLQQFPDGTTFVDLFGGSGLLSHIAKCQKPHSTVVYNDFDGYCQRLEALPVTNVLLAELREIVDVPRHKPILGEAKERLLSCVRKYERDYGYIDYVTLSSSIMFSMKYATEFADLEKETLYNNIRTTDYEPCLDYLDGLTITSCDYREVFNQYKDVPGVVFLVDPPYLSTDSKTYKMYWKLSDYLDVLTVLAGHRFIYFTSNKSSIVELCDWMGKHPELGNPFENCLRREFNAHMNYSASYTDIMLYTKAA, encoded by the coding sequence ATGAGAAAGCAATATCTATCGGCACCGCTTCCTTTTCAGGGTCAGAAGCGGATGTTTGCCAAGGAGTACATCAAGGTTCTCCAGCAGTTCCCTGACGGTACGACATTCGTGGACTTGTTCGGCGGCTCTGGCCTGTTATCTCACATAGCCAAGTGCCAGAAGCCGCATTCCACTGTAGTATATAACGATTTTGACGGCTACTGCCAGCGGTTGGAAGCATTGCCCGTAACCAATGTGCTACTGGCAGAACTGAGGGAGATAGTGGACGTGCCACGCCACAAGCCCATATTGGGAGAGGCAAAGGAACGTTTGTTGTCATGTGTCCGCAAATATGAGCGCGACTACGGCTACATTGACTATGTTACGCTGTCCTCATCGATAATGTTCTCCATGAAATATGCCACCGAGTTCGCGGATCTGGAGAAGGAGACATTATATAATAATATAAGAACAACAGACTATGAGCCATGTCTGGACTACCTCGACGGCCTGACTATTACCTCCTGCGACTACAGGGAGGTGTTCAACCAATACAAGGATGTGCCAGGCGTTGTGTTCCTGGTTGACCCTCCTTATCTGAGCACAGATTCCAAGACCTACAAGATGTACTGGAAACTGTCTGACTATCTCGATGTGCTGACGGTGCTTGCCGGCCACCGCTTTATCTATTTCACCTCCAACAAGTCTTCTATCGTTGAACTGTGCGACTGGATGGGTAAGCATCCGGAACTGGGCAACCCGTTTGAGAACTGCCTGCGTCGGGAATTCAATGCCCACATGAATTACAGCGCGTCCTACACGGACATCATGCTATATACGAAAGCCGCTTGA
- a CDS encoding SHOCT domain-containing protein, translating into MKPVEVEFLMKDGLSKGVDKSREGIEQLLDASRRVREILSRSGEEGARASDKYSSKLSGLRQAVEKMSASLKSMGVSEKDTAGVLMKSSEQNVNFIEAQATRLRSMEEMLRSALESGNTALAESTRKEMETVETWINEALDSIQNNAKLIPTIVENASTEVPDQQVESMRAQLRKLTNEIAATTLEYRRMTDAERNSAAGMELKRKLEELVRKAGDLRDAMDDVNRQVRGSASDTKTFDAISQGLNVVASSAGAATSVFQMFGAKQEDLINIQTKLQATLAISNALTVIQNNLQKESSLMLGIRTIQEKAHAAAIALRTAAEGRGVIVTKLATIAQAAFNAVANANPYVLLATAILTVVGALVAFTTGSNEATAAEKRQREEGERLRKQQEDMSNALGQATGNVEAKYRSLQQQWSRLKTESEKNKWIKENANKFHELGLNVNSVSDAEQVLVNMAPQVIEALRAVAEAEAYSDLYKQAIIKRAQKWEYRVKSRATGDYYTTAKPGDKVSDEEHKAAGLTEEDYNHRTINSPMHPGLIRSGLNQSGADKVNADRNREAIKTNKELKKGLDEEVNYYRDKSETSQQKATVALSRIPSRFRYNGGGGGGSSSGSGRNGSGGNGGGNGSGGNGSGNDLKDEKDRAEALKELQAKNRQEEIDQMAEGAKKKRAQLRLDYAEEKAELDALEKDWSAAQKGKLTKAQTDALEEARKLAQSKLDNGEAEIDKEEAELERVRRRAETQAMVEYLKEYGSYQQQKLAIAEEYAQKIADVEASEADEATKQWQKKKLNKERLQREASLSFENISRGIDWHALFSGVGDLTKEMMAPMMEQLQAWVKTDEYKNADAETQQKVTDLIQEMRKYVGTDQSVTWQALDKAIKDFTAAVAAYDKAKREEDAAVRARDEGKKRLDAGEITADEYKALEQRAQELGDATAQAREDMEAFGGALNRTSEEVANFTSGLTTALSNAKGWTGADGFGNIQSAVGGIDQLKGTLDSILPQMGDGMAKTIGTKLSSTIGSTLGSIGSGIEGLLSSGLGSVIGIVAQIPRLILDLVGAIKNFVTGILDALTELISLRWIDDLVVSILDAVGNLIDAIFDLPENLFKVLESIVVNGVGGLLDGVIGRIGNILTFGALSSSVSDWFTNSNAAEVAETIDRLTKRNELLEQAIEDLTDEMKSARGARAIDASTRARQLQEETNANYKSIAQAQAGYHSAHHSWNYYWDGFSQEQIARLSGQIGRQWNGDLWDLSPEEMKMLRSNVDMWKLIADTGKGPYGESVQEKLNAYIDQAGKLQEITDALYENLTTTTKENVFDDFLGSLYDLADGSEEVMDNIADNWQKMVNRMAVNNLVGAKFQKNLEEWYENLAKLNEARTNGEITDEEYRKRLDALKAEYDGYVESAKRDIETLRTEGIVKATEENSGVTQSGKAGAFTTMSQDQAGKLEGLFVSGQMHWASMDDKLTDVTRQMDEAGDHLRQIATNTGSSAQSLGEIKEDIKKMIRDGLKMK; encoded by the coding sequence ATGAAACCAGTAGAGGTAGAGTTCCTGATGAAGGACGGCTTGTCGAAAGGAGTCGATAAAAGTCGTGAAGGTATCGAACAACTGCTTGATGCCTCCCGTCGTGTTCGCGAGATTCTGAGCCGGAGCGGAGAGGAGGGCGCACGAGCTTCCGACAAATATAGCAGCAAACTTAGTGGTCTGCGCCAGGCTGTGGAGAAGATGTCGGCATCCCTGAAATCAATGGGTGTATCAGAAAAGGACACAGCCGGTGTGCTTATGAAGTCGAGTGAGCAGAATGTGAATTTCATTGAGGCACAGGCTACAAGACTCCGCAGTATGGAAGAAATGCTACGCTCGGCATTGGAAAGTGGCAACACGGCCTTGGCCGAATCGACCAGAAAAGAGATGGAGACGGTGGAGACATGGATTAATGAAGCCCTCGATTCCATTCAGAACAATGCGAAACTAATACCCACCATCGTGGAGAACGCCTCTACTGAAGTCCCGGACCAGCAGGTGGAGAGCATGAGGGCACAGCTGCGTAAGCTGACGAACGAGATTGCAGCAACAACACTTGAATATCGTCGTATGACTGATGCGGAAAGAAACTCCGCAGCCGGCATGGAATTGAAGCGCAAACTGGAGGAACTCGTAAGGAAAGCAGGAGACCTCCGCGATGCGATGGACGACGTAAACCGTCAGGTGCGTGGCTCTGCTTCGGACACCAAGACCTTCGATGCTATCTCGCAAGGTCTGAACGTGGTCGCTTCTTCTGCCGGAGCGGCTACGAGTGTATTTCAGATGTTCGGTGCAAAGCAGGAAGACCTTATTAATATACAGACAAAACTGCAGGCAACACTTGCCATCAGCAATGCTCTGACGGTCATTCAGAACAACCTGCAGAAAGAGAGTTCCCTGATGTTGGGTATCCGCACCATTCAGGAGAAAGCCCATGCTGCCGCCATTGCCCTCAGAACCGCTGCAGAGGGTCGCGGTGTTATTGTAACAAAACTTGCGACCATAGCTCAGGCAGCCTTCAATGCCGTGGCGAATGCCAACCCTTATGTTTTGTTGGCTACAGCCATTTTGACCGTGGTCGGTGCGCTGGTGGCTTTCACTACCGGCTCCAATGAAGCGACTGCAGCAGAGAAACGCCAACGGGAGGAAGGCGAGCGACTGAGAAAACAGCAGGAAGACATGTCCAACGCTCTCGGACAGGCTACAGGAAATGTAGAGGCCAAATATCGCTCCCTTCAGCAGCAATGGAGCCGTCTGAAGACCGAGAGCGAGAAAAACAAATGGATAAAGGAAAACGCCAACAAATTCCATGAATTGGGGCTTAACGTAAACTCAGTGTCAGATGCCGAGCAGGTTTTGGTGAATATGGCTCCACAAGTAATAGAAGCACTTAGGGCGGTTGCAGAGGCAGAGGCTTATAGCGACCTTTACAAACAAGCCATCATTAAACGTGCTCAGAAATGGGAATATAGAGTGAAGTCCCGCGCGACAGGTGATTATTATACCACAGCCAAACCGGGAGATAAAGTTTCTGATGAAGAACATAAGGCTGCCGGATTAACTGAAGAAGACTACAATCATCGCACCATAAACTCACCAATGCATCCCGGATTAATCAGATCTGGCCTGAACCAGTCTGGTGCAGATAAAGTCAATGCCGATCGTAATAGAGAAGCCATAAAAACTAATAAGGAACTTAAAAAAGGTCTGGACGAAGAGGTAAATTATTATCGCGATAAATCAGAAACTTCGCAACAGAAAGCTACTGTGGCACTTTCCAGAATTCCTTCGCGTTTCCGTTACAACGGTGGCGGAGGTGGCGGAAGTTCCAGCGGTTCCGGAAGGAATGGTAGCGGAGGGAATGGCGGAGGGAATGGTAGCGGAGGGAATGGTAGCGGCAATGACCTTAAAGACGAGAAAGACCGCGCCGAGGCACTTAAAGAATTACAAGCCAAGAACCGCCAGGAAGAGATAGACCAGATGGCAGAGGGTGCTAAGAAGAAACGCGCCCAGTTACGTCTGGACTATGCCGAAGAGAAAGCGGAACTTGACGCGCTTGAAAAGGATTGGAGCGCCGCACAGAAGGGGAAACTGACCAAAGCCCAGACAGACGCACTGGAAGAAGCCCGGAAATTAGCCCAATCCAAGTTAGATAACGGAGAGGCAGAGATAGACAAGGAGGAGGCAGAACTGGAACGTGTGCGTCGCCGTGCAGAGACCCAGGCAATGGTGGAGTATTTGAAGGAATACGGCTCCTACCAGCAGCAGAAGCTGGCAATTGCCGAGGAGTACGCACAGAAGATTGCGGACGTGGAGGCGTCGGAAGCCGACGAAGCCACCAAGCAATGGCAAAAGAAGAAACTGAATAAGGAAAGACTCCAGAGAGAAGCGAGCCTGTCCTTTGAAAATATATCTCGCGGTATTGACTGGCACGCGCTGTTTAGCGGTGTGGGTGACCTGACGAAGGAAATGATGGCACCGATGATGGAGCAGCTGCAGGCATGGGTGAAGACCGACGAGTACAAGAATGCCGACGCTGAGACCCAGCAGAAGGTGACGGATCTGATTCAGGAGATGCGCAAGTATGTAGGTACGGACCAGAGTGTGACATGGCAGGCTCTTGATAAAGCCATCAAGGACTTCACGGCAGCCGTCGCCGCCTACGACAAGGCGAAGAGAGAGGAAGACGCAGCCGTGCGCGCCCGTGATGAAGGAAAGAAGCGTCTGGATGCCGGTGAGATTACTGCAGACGAGTATAAGGCATTAGAGCAACGTGCCCAGGAACTTGGTGACGCGACAGCGCAGGCCCGTGAGGACATGGAAGCCTTCGGCGGAGCATTGAACCGGACGAGCGAAGAGGTGGCCAACTTCACGAGCGGATTGACTACAGCCCTGAGCAATGCCAAGGGCTGGACAGGTGCCGACGGCTTCGGCAACATCCAGAGCGCCGTTGGCGGCATTGACCAACTGAAAGGAACGCTTGACAGTATTCTGCCCCAGATGGGCGACGGAATGGCAAAGACGATAGGCACGAAGCTGAGCAGCACCATCGGCAGTACACTGGGCAGTATCGGCAGCGGCATCGAAGGCCTGCTGTCAAGCGGCCTTGGCAGTGTCATCGGTATCGTAGCACAGATTCCCCGTCTGATTCTGGACTTGGTGGGTGCCATCAAGAACTTCGTGACCGGTATTCTCGACGCTTTAACAGAGTTGATCAGTCTGCGCTGGATAGATGACCTTGTGGTGAGCATACTGGATGCCGTGGGCAATCTGATAGACGCTATCTTCGACCTGCCTGAGAACCTTTTCAAGGTGCTGGAGAGTATCGTGGTGAACGGCGTGGGCGGTCTGCTGGACGGTGTGATAGGCAGGATAGGCAACATTCTGACCTTCGGAGCCCTGAGCAGCAGCGTGAGCGACTGGTTCACGAACTCGAATGCCGCAGAGGTGGCAGAGACGATAGACAGACTGACGAAGCGCAACGAGTTGCTGGAGCAAGCCATCGAAGACCTGACAGACGAAATGAAGAGTGCGCGTGGCGCGAGGGCCATTGATGCCTCAACGCGCGCCCGGCAGTTACAGGAAGAGACCAACGCCAACTACAAGAGCATAGCACAGGCGCAAGCCGGCTATCACAGTGCGCACCACAGTTGGAACTACTACTGGGATGGTTTCAGCCAAGAGCAGATAGCCCGTCTGAGCGGTCAGATAGGCAGGCAGTGGAACGGCGACCTGTGGGACCTGAGCCCGGAGGAGATGAAGATGTTGCGCAGCAATGTTGACATGTGGAAACTGATAGCCGACACAGGCAAAGGACCCTACGGCGAATCAGTCCAGGAAAAACTGAACGCCTACATTGACCAAGCCGGCAAACTGCAGGAGATAACCGATGCCCTGTATGAGAACCTGACGACCACGACGAAGGAGAATGTCTTTGACGACTTTCTCGGTTCCCTCTACGACCTTGCCGACGGCAGCGAGGAAGTGATGGACAATATCGCGGACAACTGGCAGAAGATGGTGAACAGGATGGCGGTGAACAACCTCGTGGGTGCGAAATTCCAGAAGAACTTGGAGGAGTGGTATGAGAATCTGGCAAAACTGAACGAAGCCCGTACAAACGGCGAGATTACCGACGAGGAATACAGGAAAAGGCTGGATGCCCTGAAAGCCGAGTATGATGGCTATGTGGAGAGTGCGAAGCGCGACATTGAGACCCTGCGGACGGAGGGTATCGTGAAAGCCACGGAGGAAAACAGCGGGGTAACTCAGAGCGGCAAGGCCGGTGCCTTCACTACGATGAGCCAGGACCAGGCAGGAAAACTGGAGGGACTGTTCGTAAGCGGTCAGATGCATTGGGCGAGCATGGACGACAAGTTGACCGACGTGACCCGTCAGATGGACGAGGCCGGTGACCACCTGCGCCAGATAGCAACGAACACAGGCAGCAGTGCCCAGTCATTGGGTGAGATAAAGGAAGACATCAAGAAAATGATACGTGACGGACTAAAAATGAAATAA